acatgtttttttgtgttattatgaaagtttagaaaactgcgcagtttttaaaattattttggacctatggaaattctttttttttctcatacatttcagttgaaaattttagaatgttctgctaaaagcatattttttatgttgctagcaaaaattttgtatcttgcatcaaagataggaaggtgattatttttttcaaatatctgcaactaatagggaatctgtaaaaaaaaaagaaatctgagaaaagtcaacccaaaaaaaagataaaaaaaaaattaagccactaggtcatgaaatttgaaaaaatcacaaaattaacgataacttctaaactacgaaaaatcgtagaacatacataggggtgaaatcgataggtctagtcctcacctatcacctgccttcggcttgacaccttacaagaaacaccctgtatagtaatgTAGAaggtaaagaaaaaatatatccCAACGCAAGTAATGTCCGGGAATGGACATCTATAAATTTAAGACCTAGACAGGCATtaaaaagacttatttatttattgattacaaCAGGATAACTTACCAACGCACgcaatataaatacaaaaaaatgagatttttaaaatatttatcaattttcAGACCAAGACGAGaggttattttcttttttttttttagttgataGTTGGTGAGTGacgtttatattttttataatgtttCCGGCTTTGGACATTCATTGAATGGTGTTATTTCTTTTTTAGCATGGCATAAAATTCATGGGCTGGAAAGCTGTTTTTAAGAAGAAGAATGCTATGggttttctaaataaaaataataataaataatctatcATGTACAGGTGCACAGCAAGCTAACCACAAGTGGCGTCTTATCTCCTTTTAACGCAGGCTAATTTGCCACATaagtagtctgatgtgctgtcgactgcacATTAAGAGAAGAAATTCTTATGTAATCTGCCGGTTACCCACAGCGGTTACCGGTAACGCCATATGGCTTTGGTCTATAGCCGTAAAATGCATAAAAGTATATGATACGTCAATAAATTTTGACAGAATTTGCTCAGTAGTTTGACAGTGACAGTTGACAGTACagtagtaaaaaaacaaaaaaggtaaaaaacatagCTTTTCCTCAGATCGGAGTTTTTCGTTCTTGCTAATTTCAATTTGTAATCTATCTATCGTCTGTTACACGTTTAAATATGATAAATAGCTACCGTTTCAGAGTAAATAGCATTGTAATAAGAATAGTGCGGAACTCCAACTCAAAAATACCTGCAAGTCCTGAAAAAACTTATGAGGTTAATCAAGATCAAAAAGTTGTTGTAGATAAACAAACTATATCTTTGCTAGAGAGGCTTTCTTTAGTAAAGTGTGATACAGTTGAAGGTGTTAAAGTTTTGGAAGACTCAATAGCTTTTGCCAATAAAATCCTTCATATCAATACTGATCATGTCCAACCTCTATATTCTGTACTAGAAAAAGAGTAAGTTATAATGTATACatttttagattattttaattatgtcttATATTTAATTATGGTAACTTTCCAGGAATTTGTACCTCCGACCAGATCTTGTTACTCAAGGAAATTGTCAAAAAGACATTCTCAAGAATGCATCGCTAAAAGAAGATGACTATTTTGTGGCTCCCCCAGGAAACATACCCTGGCACGAATTGGAAAAAGAAGAGATAGAACCAAAAGTTTCTGGCAAAAATGAAAACTGAGTTAGAAAAAGTTTTGAATTTAAGAAAattctttacaataaataaatcaactAACACAACCATTATATATAATTTAAGCAAAAGTAGTTTGCTTTTTCTTCAAAACATTTACATAAGTTGGCTGCAATCTGTGTGTACTAAAACTAATAAACATATGCCAGTTTTCATCACTAAGAAATATGCTGAAGATCACATTCAAGACCAGCCATTTGGGTTTCTTGAAAATCATGTTATTAAATATGATGAGTCCGCAGTGTTACACCATGATATTGAAGATTGTGCACCAAAGAACACATCACTACTTCAATTAAATATGATTGTGCCTCATCACACAAGCATGCAGTATTTTATTCAATGGCAAAGACATAGAAAATATTGGTGGAGTTCTGTAAGTTacataatttaagtacaattttatatcacatgaaataaaaacttgtaatttttaattttgttaatctaagggctgatttttcaatcgtcagatatcttttaactgaagaataaacttgtcattttgacatatttcctatactgaaactgtcaatatgccaaacttattcttcagttaaaagttatccgacgattgaaaaatcaggccTTATGCAAATAATTTGAATTACAGGTCACAACTACACCCAGTTTATTTGctgttaatgaatttaaatacgAAAAAGAAACAGCAGAATCTAATATTGTAGCACAATTTCCTTGGGGACATCATACAGTAGAGACTGTATCAATGACTTCTAGGGGAACAGtcagtaatttttttatgaagtcaTTTTTTCCTCCTGAAACCTTATTTTGTCTAACATTTTCAAACAAACTACCTGACATCTTTCTTTTCAGGAGGACTATTCCCATTTGAAATGTTCTATGTCATTAGAAAGAGCCATGTTTATATTATTGTTAGATGGCATGATGAACAAGAGAGATAGTGAATACCTCAAATTGCACAGAAACAtgactccatacaaaatatcatttgCACTGAACACTAAAGGTAtgtattcaataaaatataggGTGTACAAATAAAGGGATGTCCTTGAAATGTGTTATGTAAGCAATATGATAGTTCTTAAACAAcctgtataaaaaaaacttctgAGCTAGCTGAATAGTTGAAATAATATAGTGAACAGAAATGTttcattaaatgaaaaaaaaactgtaaaagCCCATAATAAGGCATTTTaaatgtaaacatttttcatgtAAACTGTCTGTACCTGCACCCTCATATTAATATACCTAACCTACTTTCTGTTTCAGAAAAAACTGACTTAACAAACATGAATGGACTGGTTAATCTAATGCGCCAAAGACTAAAATCAAAAGATATATCATCTTATCTTCCTGATTTAACACTTGCATTGGAAGAACAggttaaaatttataaatattattgaataactaTCCTCGTAAGTCCCCGCGTACTTGTACAAGTACAAACTAAGCATAGTAGTTTAGACCTGACATTTAAACTACATAGCAAGAGTAACTGCCTAATGTACTTACCCAAGTACAAATTTTTCTTTCCCCATTTACCGGGTAGTTTTTTTACAATGGCAAAAATGATACGACCATACTTACCATACATATCATTCAATACTCTATGGTCAATTCCGCCACGGTAGACAGGTAACGTCAACTGTCAGTTTCAGTGTATTTTTTTCGCAAAATGGTCACGCGGTCGGATTGCCGGCCGGCACGAGGATAGTTTATCTGTTTATATCAAagtaatcttttgttttttgtcttgttttttaaatgtatcagtaaatataaattatagtttctataaattaaacaaaatttaaaaagaaacttagtattttaggaGGTTCATGAACGGTCAAATTAATTTGTACTTGATATAGTACGTTAGGCGTTGGTTACACAAATAATTGTATGAAAGttgtattaggtatgaaattagcgttttttttttcttcaatgttCATTACTATGTAATTTCTTTCATAGTATAGTATGTCcatcattcttttttttatttgaaatttgacTTCAAGGGCTTACTTTTGCGTATAAAATgttaaacttaattttattttttaaattagaatttaatcTTCAAAGACAGCTCGTCCTAATTGTCGTCCGTTTtcattagagatgaaacggatatccggtaactatccggtaggccggatatccggcctaaatttactatccggccggataccggatagtaactcactatccggccggataccggatagtaaaaaactacgacaatttcctataataaaatgaaatacattaatctttgaggtaaaaatatcaataaaatgacttataataatgacggcttttattaaaaagtccaaaaagtttCAATAAAGCCATATTAAGACCTTtcgaaaaactaatttctttttctgggctgttcactctaatgacgaatacataaatagtaaatatctgttaatgtcgaaatattgccaaataaaataggcgatctttttttcactgatggtctgatgacatgatgcagttcagtcagattacgcagcaagtaaactaatttaactttcgctattcataaaatattatattatgaataaaattgatctgccccctagacaagtggcaaaatctgacattctattcggacggattcgattttcgaaaagtgtgacttctTTAAtctactagacccactgatcgcgttcgaagcaccagggccccgattgcgctaatttttaacgtctccaattcaTTGGCGGTTCTTCTCCAGTTGCGCTtcgtttttcattccagctgaggtgCAAATTCGGTATCAGGGTAAAGTTTATGCGCAAAACAGATACAAAATTATCACATTAGATATTTAGCTAGAATCGAAGGTCGATTTCGAAGGTTATGTGTGGTTGCACTACTTTCGACAGAAAATAATGACGTTTACTTTGTTTTGAACGTTTTGAAGAATTTTCTAACTTCACTCGAAGGCGCAGCTACTCTCTGTTTACGAATATGCTTCGTttcaactagctgtcaaaacaaCATCTCGATatggatttgtcaaaacagctgaaGTTCGTTCgtcgttaaatctttaaagtcgtaaaatttttagcgcaatcggggcactgtacggcgctaaactcgtcaaagggccaactatccggccgccggatatccggctatccggcctagcagctcgccggatatccggtatccggtatccggccaaacaactatccgtttcatctctagttttcattaaacaaaaataaatatatttttatacaagataccaatttttaaaaaatgtcttaatgtttttatagcttaatgttgtttcaatctatctacaaaatttcataaaatttaaatttatggttttttaaaaaatcacaaaaaattaGTATGGAAAAATTAATTTTGGTGAAATTCTCCATATAAAACGCTAAGGCCAAATAATTTTGTCTTAAAGactgaattttataattattgcttacttaagtgacgtttagaagaaaaatatgatttattttaaatatttaaataaaacctttatcttaattagattatttttttacactgtATAAAAAGCCTAATGTACTTACAGGAGTACaaactattttcaatatttttcttttaaaacaggTGCTAAAGATGCTAAACttacagtaaaaaatacaaaacataagGTAACACTTAAAAAACTATGTAAAACCGTTAATACTTTATCTCGGTCTGAAGCACATTTCTTAGTTTGTACTTGGTATAGTACATCCGGCAGATATGAATACTGCTGTTGAAAAAACACAGGACTTACGAGGCTATACCACTCTACAAACAATTAAAGAACTACAATTAAAATTTATGTGTAATACCTAAGACTGTAAAACATCTGTATAAACATAAAAACGAATGACAAACCATTCATTGATGTTATTTGTTACAGATAAAAGAAAACCTGCAGTTAGGTGTGACCTACACTGCCATACTATGTGATAATACTTTAACAAATggaatatttaatttgttaaataGCAGTACGATGTTAACGgtaataacataaataagtaattacacaTCACCCAACCAATTAATAATAAAGCGTGCCATATCGCCCGATGTCGATATcggtagatggcgctgtgtaaaAAATGTTATGGGGTGGTGATGGTGACCCTCTTTGGTACCCCTATTCCTAATAAAGCCAGCCATGGGCGAGTCGGCGACTCGGTCGTACTCGCAAAAAAACTCTTGCGTACCATTATAAAACATTGAATGCcatgtactttttttattttctaaaatgttttcGTAAatcgaaaataaacaaaaaatatttcttgtatAAGTACATTCCATtataatacatacatactttTTAGTTTAATGTTGTCAGAGCGGCAATTATTGTGTTAGATAGTCCTTCACCATCTTactaaacatttttctttccaGGAAGAAGTACATGTTGCCGATTTTGACTCCTATGCAATGTTGTTATGTCGCAAATGATAAAGAATAGTTTTAGTATGTGGAAAATAAAGATTGATTAAAAACAACACTTGcactttcaattttatttattcaggaATTCTTATTGCAAGATTTTACAGTAAATCCTTAATActaaatgtaaaaaattaaggtttgttgtttgatctacctttaaattttcaataaattgtaatttcatgctgttaatattaattattagtcaaacattaatttgtcttGATTACAGACTTATTACggttttacaaataattttactatAGAAAGTTCATTCTCCAGATATATTTAAATgggaaaggttaaataaacttaataatgggattattattattatacaaattgGCAGCAGTAACTTAATTTAACTACGTATTGACCAAGTACATACGCCAATACAAAATGCAACTTTTGAATACTTTGAGCTGCCAATTTAAATAAGGAtaagaatttaaaattttaacaatgaaaaaatatataatcttaGGAAGCATACAAaggaatataatatttattgttacAATGTATGGAAGGGATTTTAATACAGAATAGTAATCATCCCATACATTGTGTGACAACAATATGCCTCGTGACATTTTGATTAATCACACACACATCCTCATGAAAATTAAGAATACACTACTGTTTGGTTTCAATTATGCCTATCAGATGTtgctaatattaattaatttagtaatAAATGTCTGGAAAAATATTCTATTCTGTTAATTCTATTCGAAACATGTTGCTTTTTATATTGCTTGTTAATATTAATAGCTATTTTACTGTAATCTTATTATTTTAACCATACCATCATTTAAAGAAAATGATGGCTTAATTTACAGCCATgtagtattattataatataatggAAGTGCACAAGaatcattttagttaaaatggtttaaattaaattagtacttagtTCTGTTTGAAATTCATCACACATAATTGCCTTCAGTAATCAACGACTGTACATACATACTGGTACATACTATGGTTGTACAACTAGCTCTTAGGTAAATTATTGGCTTATACAAAACATCTTCACAGACATTCATAGTCAGATTTAATTTTTACTATCATAACAGTGTTACAAGATGCTTAAGCTGGCAACTGCAATTTCTTGCCTTTCAGGACTGAAACAGAAAGACAAATTACATTAGACAGTTTAAAGACAAGACAAGCAATCTGATTAGATACTTATCTAATCTACAAAATGATACACTCCTttgaaaaaacaaataattcatTTCAGCTAgcctaaaattaattaattaaagttattgaatatttaattaaagaaagaattttcaaagctttattgAAACTAATTGACTTTTTTTGAGTCAAAGCTTTTCAGAGAAATTAgttcaatcaaattatttgatTCATCTCCagataaatgttataaaaagcA
This window of the Ostrinia nubilalis chromosome 9, ilOstNubi1.1, whole genome shotgun sequence genome carries:
- the LOC135074499 gene encoding glutamyl-tRNA(Gln) amidotransferase subunit C, mitochondrial, with the translated sequence MINSYRFRVNSIVIRIVRNSNSKIPASPEKTYEVNQDQKVVVDKQTISLLERLSLVKCDTVEGVKVLEDSIAFANKILHINTDHVQPLYSVLEKENLYLRPDLVTQGNCQKDILKNASLKEDDYFVAPPGNIPWHELEKEEIEPKVSGKNEN
- the LOC135074496 gene encoding DNA polymerase subunit gamma-2, mitochondrial, translated to MKTELEKVLNLRKFFTINKSTNTTIIYNLSKSSLLFLQNIYISWLQSVCTKTNKHMPVFITKKYAEDHIQDQPFGFLENHVIKYDESAVLHHDIEDCAPKNTSLLQLNMIVPHHTSMQYFIQWQRHRKYWWSSVTTTPSLFAVNEFKYEKETAESNIVAQFPWGHHTVETVSMTSRGTEDYSHLKCSMSLERAMFILLLDGMMNKRDSEYLKLHRNMTPYKISFALNTKEKTDLTNMNGLVNLMRQRLKSKDISSYLPDLTLALEEQIKENLQLGVTYTAILCDNTLTNGIFNLLNSSTMLTEEVHVADFDSYAMLLCRK